The Bemisia tabaci chromosome 5, PGI_BMITA_v3 genome includes a window with the following:
- the LOC109040875 gene encoding glucose dehydrogenase [FAD, quinone] has translation MRDFSVFLACVLVQVIQLPSWSQGLGNFEPPVFFREDPLNFLPIFPEYDFIIVGAGPGGSVVANRLSEIPEWKILLLEAGQAEGLPNLITATAHYLQFTNYNWNYRTEVEPAACMGLVGRRCAWPAGKGVGGSSLINNNIYTRGNPDDFDRWAQAGNEGWSYNDLLPYFKKSENIGIKELKNSTWHGRGGPLSINYAPFKSRVMDRFLESAAEVNLPLVDYNNPYSNIGFSRIQGTVRGGRKVSAGEAFLRRPSNSRPNLHVVQMARVTRVLIDPKTKSAYGVEFVKNRRTRIVRARKEVVLSAGAFNSPQLLMLSGIGPAEHLQKHGIEVVSDLRVGDNLQEHPAFATLGFAVNETGVALISQRLLRDPINTSVQWLLGTGWGTTMGCEGLGYVRTKYNTFPPGVPDIEYIFVPASLGSEAGDGGSILRKSMNIPDEVYNAVFTDLMNVEAWSIWPMLMYPESRGQVRLQSKNPWRAPVIRANFFTRGKDLATIVEGIKMAVDLAGTQAFQRYGSRLQIRPIPGCEHLIYGSDPYWACAVQHLTMQMHHQCCTNKMGPPWDRSSVVNPRLQVYGVSRLRVVDCSIMPTITGGHTVAPAYMIGEKGADIIKQDWL, from the exons ATGCGGGACTTCTCGGTTTTCTTGGCCTGTGTCTTGGTGCAGGTGATCCAGCTGCCGAGTTGGAGTCAGGGCCTGGGCAACTTCGAGCCACCCGTTTTCTTCCGCGAGGACCCCCTCAACTTCCTGCCTATCTTCCCGGAGTATGACTTCATCATCGTCGGTGCTGGTCCCGGCGGTTCCGTCGTGGCCAACCGCCTATCAGAG ATTCCGGAGTGGAAGATCCTGCTTCTGGAGGCCGGACAGGCGGAAGGACTGCCGAACCTGATCACGGCGACGGCGCACTACCTGCAGTTCACGAACTACAACTGGAACTACCGGACGGAGGTGGAGCCGGCGGCGTGCATGGGGCTGGTCGGGCGGCGCTGCGCCTGGCCGGCCGGGAAGGGCGTCGGCGGCTCCAGCCTCATCAACAACAACATCTACACCCGCGGCAACCCCGACGACTTCGACCGCTGGGCCCAGGCCGGCAATGAGGGCTGGAGCTACAACGACCTCCTCCCCTACTTCAAGAAGTCCGAGAATATAGGCATCAAGGAGCTCAAGAACTCCACCTGGCACGGACGTGGAG GTCCGCTGTCAATCAACTACGCGCCGTTCAAATCCCGCGTGATGGACCGCTTCCTGGAGTCGGCGGCCGAGGTGAACCTCCCCTTGGTGGACTACAACAACCCTTACTCGAACATCGGGTTCTCGCGGATCCAGGGCACGGTCCGGGGCGGGCGCAAGGTCTCCGCCGGGGAGGCCTTCCTGCGGCGCCCGAGCAACTCCCGGCCGAACCTCCACGTCGTCCAGATGGCCCGCGTCACCCGGGTCCTCATCGACCCCAAGACCAAGTCCGCCTACGGGGTCGAGTTCGTCAAGAACCGCCGCACCCGCATCGTCCGCGCCAGGAAGGAAGTCGTCCTCTCCGCCGGGGCCTTCAACTCCCCGCAGCTTCTCATGCTCTCTGGCATTGGGCCCGCCGAGCACCTTCAGAAACACGGTATCGAG GTGGTCTCCGATCTGCGAGTAGGCGACAACCTGCAAGAACACCCGGCGTTCGCGACCCTGGGCTTCGCGGTGAATGAGACAGGAGTAGCCCTGATCTCGCAACGCCTCCTGCGGGACCCAATCAACACAAGCGTCCAGTGGCTCCTGGGCACCGGGTGGGGCACCACAATGGGCTGCGAGGGACTGGGCTACGTCCGGACCAAGTACAACACCTTCCCGCCGGGCGTCCCCGATATAGAGTACATCTTCGTCCCTGCGTCCCTGGGCTCTGAGGCCGGGGATGGAGGCTCCATCCTCCGTAAGTCCATGAACATCCCCGATGAAGTTTATAATGCCGTCTTCACTGACCTCATGAACGTCGAGGCGTGGTCTATATGGCCTATGCTTATGTATCCGGAGTCTCGCGGTCAG GTGCGGCTGCAGAGCAAGAACCCTTGGCGAGCGCCGGTGATCCGAGCAAACTTCTTCACGCGCGGCAAAGACCTAGCAACCATCGTCGAGGGTATAAAAATGGCGGTGGATCTAGCCGGAACACAGGCCTTCCAACGCTACGGCTCGCGACTCCAAATTCGACCGATCCCCGGCTGCGAGCACCTGATCTACGGCTCGGACCCCTATTGGGCGTGCGCGGTGCAGCACCTCACCATGCAGATGCACCACCAGTGCTGCACCAACAAGATGGGCCCCCCTTGGGACCGCAGCTCCGTCGTCAACCCCCGCCTCCAGGTCTACGGGGTGAGCCGGCTGAGGGTTGTCGATTGTTCTATCATGCCTACTATTACTGGCGGCCACACCGTCGCCCCAGCTTACATGATTGGCGAGAAGGGCGCCGATATCATCAAACAAGACTGGCtctga